The following nucleotide sequence is from Desulfofundulus luciae.
ATAACGCTTTCCTCCTTCCGGTGCCTGGTTACTAGCGGGCCTTAACGGTTTCTTTAACCAGCAAAAGACCCCCGCGGGGGCCAGGGACAGATCCTTTCACGGCCAGAAGATTTCTCTGGGGGTCCACCCGCACTACTTCCAGGTTTTGCACCGTTACCCGCTCCACACCGTAATGTCCGGGCAACTTTCTTCCCTTGAAAACCCGGGCCGGTCCTTTCGCTCCCAGGGAGCCGGGCCGGCGGTGGTACTTGGAACCGTGGGCCATGGGTCCCCGGTGAAAGCCGTGGCGTTTAATGCCGCCTGCAAAACCACGGCCCCTGGATGTGCCGACCACATCCACCCTTTCACCGGTGGCAAAGACATCGGCCCTAATTTCCTGCCCCACCTGGTAATC
It contains:
- the rplC gene encoding 50S ribosomal protein L3 translates to MPKGILGRKVGMTQIFNDAGQAIPVTVIEAGPCIVVQKKTPERDGYSAIQLGFGEKPERLVNKPLKGHFAKAGVRPLRFLRELRVENVEDYQVGQEIRADVFATGERVDVVGTSRGRGFAGGIKRHGFHRGPMAHGSKYHRRPGSLGAKGPARVFKGRKLPGHYGVERVTVQNLEVVRVDPQRNLLAVKGSVPGPRGGLLLVKETVKAR